The stretch of DNA CGGGCTGACCCTCCCGCTGGCAAGGCTCGTCGATGCACTCATCGGGCACCTCCGTGGTGGGCTCCTCCAGGTGGTTGTGGTAACGATGTACATCTTCTCCGGCATCTCCGGGTCAAAGGTCGCGGACGTCGCGGCAGTTGGCACAACCATGCGGGGAATGCTCGAAGAGCGGAAGTACCCCCGGGGTGAAGTGGTAGCAGTCCTGTCCGCCTCCGCCATCATGGGCGAAACCATTCCGCCGAGCATTGTTTTGCTCATCCTCGGATCCATCACCACGATCTCCACCACTACCCTCTTCCTGGCCGGCTTCCTTCCGGCAGCCTTCCTGGCCCTGGTGGTCATGGCACTCGTCTTCCTCCGCGCCAAGAAGCAAGGCGGCATCGCCAGCCCGAAGGCCACCTGGCGGGCGCGGGGCGCAGCGACGTTCTTTGCTATCCCCACGCTGCTGCTCCCGGTGGGCATGGTTGTCGGAATCCTCAGCGGTTTCGCCACCCCAACCGAAGTGTCCTCCGTAGCGGTCGCCTACGCCTTCATCCTCGCCGCGGCGTACCGGCGGGGCAGCAAGCGCCTCCTGGGTGACACGCTGCGGGAAACCACCACGACGGCAGGCATGGTGCTGTTCATCATCGCCGCAGCGTCACCACTGGCCCAGACCCTCGCCGTTGCCGGGGTCTCCCAGCAGATCCATGACCTGATGTCAGGACTGGGAGACTCGCCGCTGCTCTTCATGCTCTTCACCATCCTGCTGCTGGTCATTATGGGCCAGCTGCTCGAGGGCCTCCCGGCCGTCCTGATCTTCGCGCCGCTGCTCCTTCCGATTGCCGTCGACTTCGGCGTCAACCCGGTGCAGTACGCGATGGTCCTGATCATCTCCATGGGCATCGGCTCCTTCGCGCCGCCTGCCGGCGTCGGCTTTTACGTAGCTTGCGCCACGGCGCACGAAACCGTGGAAAGGAGCCTCAAACACTTCTGGCCCTACCTGATCGCCGTATTCCTCGGGCTGCTGGTGCTCGCCGCCGTCCCATGGTTCAGCACGTTCCTGCCCGCAGTTGCCGGACTCATCCCCTTCTAAGAACCATGACGACGCCGACACTTGAGCAGCAGCGCCCGCCGCGCACGTATCCACCCGTAGCCCTCCTGGGAACCGGACCGATGGGAGCCCCCATTGCACGGAACATCCTCAACCGCGGTGTGCCCCTTACCCTTTGGAACCGCACGCCGGAGAAGGCCCTGTCAATTGAGGGGGCAGCCATTGCCGCCTCTCCCGCCGATGCCGCGCGCGACGTCGTGCTGACGGTGTTGCCCGACCTGCCGCAGGTCGAAGCCCTGCTTCACGGTGACGACGGCTTGCTGAAAGGCTGGCAGGCCGCCGGCACCGAACACCCTGTCCTCGTGAT from Pseudarthrobacter siccitolerans encodes:
- a CDS encoding TRAP transporter large permease, with the translated sequence MKHITTPEEIEEVIPSEAEEILHHGHVPPRWSGALWFDKALEGVVGAAIVAELVVILLNIMVRVITGDSVLWTQEVSEIALLTIAFIGGAIAYPKGAHMSVQALIMRLPAAWKPYLAALVDWLVLVMSAGTFALFVPTLLQQLEEKTPILQLPVFWVSLPFSIGMVLIAWFALLKLWRQERRPVLAAAGMTAVLFVLVLGVQPIFYYASPNALLAVVLAVLFILLFLGLPIAFVLALASGIYLYLGGISDVSAIPIGMASGAKGFVLLAIPFFILAGTVMNSAGLTLPLARLVDALIGHLRGGLLQVVVVTMYIFSGISGSKVADVAAVGTTMRGMLEERKYPRGEVVAVLSASAIMGETIPPSIVLLILGSITTISTTTLFLAGFLPAAFLALVVMALVFLRAKKQGGIASPKATWRARGAATFFAIPTLLLPVGMVVGILSGFATPTEVSSVAVAYAFILAAAYRRGSKRLLGDTLRETTTTAGMVLFIIAAASPLAQTLAVAGVSQQIHDLMSGLGDSPLLFMLFTILLLVIMGQLLEGLPAVLIFAPLLLPIAVDFGVNPVQYAMVLIISMGIGSFAPPAGVGFYVACATAHETVERSLKHFWPYLIAVFLGLLVLAAVPWFSTFLPAVAGLIPF